One genomic segment of Arthrobacter sp. zg-Y1110 includes these proteins:
- a CDS encoding MFS transporter, with protein sequence MSEITQRRVNVTALMTALLAACMAFQLNASMLSPALVTVEKELNTTSAAVALTQTAFFTSAALFCLFLPRLGDIIGRKKVLGGMILALTIGSVVAALAQSIEVLFLARLIQGVAGPTIALSLIMLRVEVREPKRYGTLLGVLTAVNGGIAGVDAIAGGYLAQNHGFASVFWVMAIAGAIACTLVIVAVPESVSMVKEKMDWVGVVPLVISVGTLLTAFNEAGKLAAANWPLVGGLIVVAVVAFAAFWKVENRTAHPLIATYLLKQRSTWALLLTTLLTMTGVFAVMNGILPALAQDGVVGFGMGAEVSAWWTLTPYALAGLVIGPFAGRLAGSWGYAKVMRIGTIGSVIALALMLPVIGSDSRLGLLAVSILIGITYAGISNVMLSGLGVMLSPKENPGFLPGLNAGAFNLGAGLSFAVIYAVQTATTTPDGTGTEGYTGGVTAGLVILLLALAVSFLIPKPADAETVADAQTDDAGNQLSAKPVQATAALR encoded by the coding sequence GTGAGTGAAATCACCCAGCGCCGCGTCAATGTAACCGCATTGATGACGGCGCTTCTGGCTGCCTGCATGGCATTCCAGCTGAACGCTTCCATGCTCTCCCCCGCACTGGTCACGGTTGAGAAAGAGCTGAACACGACCTCTGCGGCCGTCGCCCTGACCCAGACGGCATTCTTCACCTCCGCCGCGCTGTTCTGCCTCTTCCTGCCGCGGCTGGGGGACATCATCGGCCGCAAGAAGGTCCTTGGCGGGATGATCCTGGCCTTGACCATCGGCTCCGTAGTGGCAGCTCTGGCGCAGAGTATCGAAGTTCTATTCCTTGCCCGCCTGATCCAGGGCGTCGCCGGACCGACGATTGCCCTGTCCCTGATCATGCTGCGGGTCGAGGTGCGGGAGCCCAAACGCTACGGCACCTTGTTGGGCGTGCTGACTGCAGTCAACGGCGGCATTGCCGGCGTCGACGCCATCGCCGGCGGCTACCTGGCGCAGAATCACGGCTTCGCCTCGGTGTTCTGGGTTATGGCCATCGCAGGCGCCATCGCGTGCACACTGGTCATCGTCGCCGTGCCCGAATCCGTTTCCATGGTCAAGGAAAAGATGGACTGGGTGGGCGTTGTCCCGCTGGTGATCTCCGTGGGCACCCTGCTGACCGCCTTCAACGAAGCCGGCAAACTGGCCGCAGCCAACTGGCCCCTGGTGGGCGGACTGATCGTCGTTGCCGTTGTCGCTTTCGCCGCCTTCTGGAAGGTGGAGAACCGCACCGCCCACCCCCTGATCGCCACCTATCTGCTGAAGCAGCGCTCCACCTGGGCACTGCTGCTGACCACGCTGCTGACCATGACCGGAGTTTTCGCCGTTATGAACGGCATCCTTCCTGCCCTGGCCCAGGACGGCGTTGTCGGCTTTGGGATGGGCGCGGAGGTATCCGCCTGGTGGACCCTCACGCCATACGCCCTCGCGGGCTTGGTTATTGGCCCGTTTGCCGGCCGCCTCGCGGGCAGCTGGGGTTACGCCAAGGTGATGCGGATCGGCACAATCGGCTCCGTGATCGCCCTGGCCCTGATGCTCCCGGTTATCGGCAGCGATTCCCGGCTGGGTCTGCTGGCCGTCTCCATCCTGATCGGCATCACCTACGCCGGCATTAGCAATGTCATGCTCAGCGGCCTGGGCGTGATGCTCTCCCCGAAGGAGAACCCCGGTTTCCTCCCGGGCCTGAACGCCGGAGCCTTCAATCTGGGTGCGGGCCTGAGCTTCGCCGTGATCTACGCCGTGCAGACCGCAACCACCACCCCGGACGGCACCGGCACCGAGGGTTACACCGGCGGCGTCACAGCCGGTCTGGTCATCCTGCTCCTGGCTCTGGCCGTTTCCTTCCTGATCCCCAAGCCGGCCGACGCTGAAACCGTCGCAGATGCCCAGACCGACGACGCCGGAAACCAGCTCAGTGCCAAACCAGTCCAGGCAACGGCCGCCCTGCGCTAA
- a CDS encoding oxygenase MpaB family protein produces MSALHLPRFIGSWRRQLIGTFSNNAAEIPQWELELAKGDDVGHFGPDSAVWAVHGSMTPVIAGIRALLLQALHPGAMAGVHDFSDYKEDPLGRLAGTIRWIFTVTYGDTAAAKAGSDWVLRLHERVHGTYVNADGAEQPYSANDPEIARWVHLAFTDAFLSSHQRYGGPIPGGADTYVAEWAVAGELMGIPDPPRSEAELRKQMAGYDTQLRNSEYVNEALGFLRRPPLPGNQRFGYRVLFAGAVASLEPKHRELLGLRAPHLGPVPVPMKFPVKLVLGVIRLGLGPQGPSERSARERIGRLSTGQ; encoded by the coding sequence ATGAGTGCTCTTCACCTTCCCCGGTTCATCGGTTCCTGGCGCCGCCAGCTGATCGGCACGTTCAGCAACAACGCCGCCGAGATTCCGCAGTGGGAGCTTGAGCTGGCAAAGGGCGACGACGTCGGCCATTTCGGTCCGGACTCCGCGGTCTGGGCGGTGCACGGGTCCATGACGCCGGTCATCGCCGGCATCCGGGCCCTGCTGCTGCAGGCCCTGCATCCCGGGGCGATGGCCGGGGTGCATGACTTCTCCGACTATAAGGAGGATCCGCTGGGCCGGCTCGCCGGGACCATCCGCTGGATCTTCACCGTCACCTACGGGGACACGGCCGCTGCCAAGGCGGGCTCGGACTGGGTGCTGCGGCTGCACGAACGCGTACACGGCACGTATGTGAACGCCGACGGCGCGGAGCAGCCGTATTCAGCCAACGATCCCGAGATTGCCCGCTGGGTCCATCTGGCCTTCACCGACGCGTTCCTTTCCTCGCACCAGCGCTATGGCGGACCGATTCCGGGCGGGGCTGATACCTATGTGGCGGAATGGGCTGTCGCCGGCGAGCTCATGGGCATTCCGGATCCGCCGCGGTCCGAAGCCGAACTGCGGAAGCAGATGGCCGGCTACGATACCCAGCTGCGCAACAGCGAGTACGTGAACGAAGCCCTGGGGTTCCTTCGCCGTCCTCCCCTGCCGGGAAACCAGCGGTTCGGGTACCGGGTGCTCTTTGCCGGGGCTGTAGCCAGCCTGGAACCGAAGCACCGGGAACTGTTGGGGCTGCGGGCTCCGCATCTGGGTCCGGTTCCGGTGCCGATGAAGTTTCCCGTGAAACTTGTTTTGGGTGTTATCCGGCTTGGGCTCGGCCCGCAGGGACCCAGCGAACGGTCCGCCCGCGAGCGGATCGGGCGGCTTTCCACCGGGCAGTAG
- a CDS encoding ATP-binding protein has translation MSIETTLPMGDLINPGQNRLASVQIVNWGTFDGAHTIQVDRAGTLLTGDSGVGKSTIFDAMLQVMDARPRMNEAAQNNSGTNAEEKRNAFSYMRGRLGTQGADDGAGTAYQRPGATWSAVCLTFDNGLGQVTSLSVVMDLPATGTEHNLGRYYLVHNKPLDLKALQAGMRGRFTKGSLENLLPGAAVFDSHKMFAERYRHALGVEDEKAFNLLRILQTGKGLGGTVNDFFRNHVLDTPRTLTAAEEAVEDFSHLRSIRRQLERARQQRDHLQSVPELHTRYREAADALAHNRALAKEGLPAYRQRLALEGAQRTAEKLEQAATEARSELSAAETRRATLKDQRDALSTRYTEEGGGAIATLERELAAASAQLRSRETVENAAKDELAAAGIDVDFSPAGLVTARSRAAELVKSLGTELDAARERSSNAHGEAWSLKGQIAKLENEIGSFRRRTSNIRQDSLDQRTRICAATGIDEADMPFAGELIDLPNEHVQWRPAAERTLRSLATALLVPGEHMAAVTRYLSENDMHGYVRCIDVSVPVDGPTEPGPDDLITKLLTHDSEMGEWVRHKITAHYDFVCVEDPAGLADVAKGVSLGGAVKRNRSTTEKDDRHTKASDNVLGFDNKDTVAALGNELLALRGVFEEADNLSRQHASEQDELVRRLAAVRAIAADDRTWEDLSADAARAAVAVANDRLESARDANADLEQIRFELDTAELDLTAATEKVGVLKGDAARLDADRAAAVERRTALSAKAPEALSEGLRSALAELFEPFGELTDPARLKEAAGEVERSLITEQARLEKTLLETRAKLERTFETFSDKWGSDFGTSVESAGAYEDRFEDIISEGLPQREAEFREYFNNRTYERFSDLLQLLDEERRSISSRLLPLNSVLRRVEYSAGSHLEIEVATTVPDAAHKFRTELKNALPMMGSRQDKADMDARYAALEGLVDRLKDPEEKRWRAEVLDVRSHVTITCTHRLASGHTYTNLQASLMSGGEGQRFTAFIMASALAYQLGIVSQGFSTYGTVMMDEAFVKSSLSFAEASINALHEFGFQLLLAAPEDKVDLSRFLGSVTEILRDDVTNRSGVMERAMGNSRSVDILLR, from the coding sequence ATGAGCATCGAAACCACCCTCCCCATGGGAGACCTGATCAACCCCGGCCAGAACCGGCTCGCCTCCGTGCAGATCGTCAACTGGGGAACCTTCGACGGCGCGCACACCATCCAGGTGGACCGCGCCGGCACCCTGCTCACCGGCGATTCCGGCGTCGGCAAATCCACCATCTTCGACGCCATGCTCCAGGTCATGGACGCCCGCCCGCGGATGAACGAGGCCGCGCAGAACAACTCCGGCACCAACGCCGAGGAAAAGCGCAACGCGTTCTCCTACATGCGCGGACGCCTCGGCACCCAGGGAGCCGACGACGGCGCGGGCACCGCCTACCAGCGCCCCGGCGCCACCTGGTCCGCGGTCTGCCTCACGTTCGACAACGGTCTGGGCCAGGTCACCAGCCTCTCTGTAGTCATGGACCTCCCCGCCACCGGCACCGAGCACAACCTGGGCCGCTACTACCTGGTGCACAATAAGCCGCTGGACCTCAAGGCCCTGCAGGCCGGCATGCGCGGCCGCTTCACCAAGGGAAGCCTGGAAAACCTGCTGCCCGGTGCCGCTGTGTTCGATTCGCACAAGATGTTCGCCGAACGCTACCGGCATGCCCTGGGTGTGGAGGACGAGAAGGCCTTCAACCTGCTCCGCATCCTGCAGACCGGCAAGGGCCTGGGCGGCACCGTCAATGACTTCTTCCGCAACCACGTGCTGGACACCCCGCGAACACTCACCGCCGCCGAAGAGGCCGTGGAGGACTTCAGCCACCTGCGCAGCATCCGCCGCCAGCTCGAACGCGCCCGGCAGCAGCGCGACCACCTGCAGTCCGTCCCCGAACTGCACACGCGCTACCGCGAAGCCGCGGACGCGCTGGCGCACAACCGTGCCCTGGCGAAGGAAGGACTGCCCGCGTACCGGCAGCGCCTCGCCCTCGAAGGCGCGCAGCGCACCGCCGAGAAGCTGGAGCAGGCCGCAACGGAAGCCCGCTCCGAACTCTCCGCCGCCGAAACCCGCCGGGCCACGCTGAAGGACCAGCGCGACGCGCTCAGCACCCGGTACACCGAAGAGGGCGGCGGAGCCATCGCCACCCTCGAGCGGGAACTCGCGGCCGCCTCCGCGCAGCTGCGCTCCCGGGAAACCGTGGAAAACGCTGCCAAGGACGAGCTCGCCGCGGCCGGGATCGACGTCGACTTCTCCCCCGCCGGCCTGGTCACCGCCCGCAGCCGCGCCGCGGAGCTGGTGAAGTCGCTCGGCACCGAGCTCGACGCCGCCCGCGAGCGCAGCAGCAACGCACATGGCGAGGCGTGGTCCCTCAAGGGGCAGATCGCGAAGCTGGAAAACGAGATCGGCTCCTTCCGCCGCCGCACGTCCAACATCCGCCAGGACTCCCTGGACCAGCGAACCCGGATCTGCGCCGCCACCGGCATCGACGAAGCGGACATGCCGTTCGCCGGTGAACTGATCGACCTGCCCAACGAGCACGTCCAGTGGCGTCCGGCCGCGGAGCGTACCCTGCGTTCCCTTGCCACCGCCCTGCTGGTGCCCGGCGAGCACATGGCCGCCGTGACCCGCTACCTCAGCGAGAACGACATGCACGGCTACGTCCGCTGCATCGACGTCTCCGTTCCCGTGGACGGCCCCACCGAGCCGGGCCCGGATGACCTGATCACCAAGCTGCTCACCCACGACTCCGAAATGGGCGAGTGGGTCCGCCACAAGATCACCGCGCACTACGACTTCGTCTGCGTGGAGGACCCGGCCGGGCTGGCCGACGTCGCCAAGGGTGTGAGCCTGGGCGGTGCGGTCAAGCGCAACCGCAGCACCACCGAGAAGGATGACCGGCACACCAAGGCCTCGGACAACGTCCTGGGCTTTGACAACAAAGACACCGTCGCGGCCCTCGGCAACGAGCTGCTGGCCCTGCGCGGCGTCTTCGAGGAAGCGGACAACCTCTCCCGGCAGCACGCCTCCGAACAGGACGAGCTGGTCCGCCGGCTCGCCGCCGTGCGCGCCATCGCCGCCGATGACCGTACCTGGGAGGACCTGTCGGCCGACGCCGCACGCGCCGCCGTCGCCGTCGCCAATGACCGGCTGGAGTCCGCCCGGGACGCCAATGCCGATCTGGAGCAGATCCGTTTCGAGCTCGACACCGCCGAGCTGGACCTCACCGCAGCTACCGAGAAAGTCGGTGTGCTCAAGGGCGACGCCGCGAGGCTCGACGCGGACAGAGCCGCCGCCGTCGAACGCCGCACCGCGCTCTCGGCGAAGGCACCCGAAGCCCTGTCCGAGGGACTGCGTTCCGCGCTGGCCGAACTGTTCGAACCCTTCGGGGAACTGACCGACCCGGCCCGCCTGAAGGAGGCCGCCGGCGAGGTGGAACGGTCCCTGATCACCGAGCAGGCCCGGCTGGAGAAGACCCTGCTGGAAACCCGTGCGAAGCTGGAACGCACGTTCGAGACCTTCAGCGACAAGTGGGGTTCGGACTTCGGCACCTCGGTGGAATCCGCCGGCGCCTACGAGGACCGCTTCGAGGACATCATTTCCGAAGGCCTGCCGCAGCGCGAAGCCGAGTTCCGCGAATACTTCAACAACCGCACCTATGAACGCTTCAGCGACCTGCTGCAGCTGCTCGACGAGGAACGCCGCAGCATCTCCTCGCGCCTGCTGCCGCTGAACTCGGTGCTGCGCCGGGTGGAATACTCTGCCGGCAGCCACCTGGAGATCGAGGTCGCCACCACTGTTCCCGACGCCGCGCACAAGTTCCGCACCGAACTGAAGAACGCGCTGCCCATGATGGGCTCGCGGCAGGATAAGGCGGACATGGACGCCCGGTACGCCGCGCTCGAGGGGCTGGTGGACCGGCTGAAGGATCCCGAGGAGAAGCGCTGGCGGGCCGAGGTGCTCGATGTCCGCTCGCACGTGACCATCACCTGCACGCATCGCCTTGCCAGCGGGCACACCTACACCAACCTGCAGGCGTCGCTGATGTCCGGCGGCGAGGGCCAGCGGTTCACCGCGTTCATCATGGCATCGGCGCTGGCCTACCAGCTGGGCATTGTGTCCCAGGGCTTCAGCACATACGGAACCGTAATGATGGACGAGGCGTTTGTTAAGTCGTCCCTGTCCTTTGCCGAGGCGTCCATCAACGCGCTGCACGAGTTCGGCTTCCAGCTGCTGCTCGCCGCACCGGAGGACAAGGTGGACCTCTCCCGGTTCCTGGGCTCGGTCACGGAAATCCTGCGCGACGACGTCACCAACCGTTCCGGCGTGATGGAACGGGCCATGGGTAACTCCCGGTCGGTGGACATCCTGCTGCGCTAG
- a CDS encoding DUF4194 domain-containing protein — protein MSETTADLTTAPEEFDPELEEEQDEPAPRDLLVDGPELFPGDTGTLPLKLRQSLIRLLRGPYLDANSSDNVYETVVDNQEQLRVRLSELFLTLVIDEDRKVALLRPVEMAEPHTSALQRQREMTREETLLLLRMRLILDRHTGTGNEATIARQDIIEVLEGYVDPGQRDAKSVEDLADAAIRKLVQDRRLLLPTELDNVWVISNALPLALPYSQIGDIITFMQTLGGDDAGDDTAAAPAMDLDSTPDTGTPADEENDGEEPA, from the coding sequence ATGAGCGAGACCACCGCAGACCTGACCACAGCGCCGGAGGAATTCGACCCGGAGCTGGAAGAAGAGCAGGACGAGCCCGCCCCGCGCGACCTCCTCGTCGACGGCCCGGAGCTGTTCCCCGGCGACACCGGCACCCTGCCGCTGAAGCTGCGTCAGTCCTTGATCCGGCTGCTGCGCGGCCCGTACCTGGACGCGAACTCCTCGGACAACGTGTACGAAACCGTGGTGGACAACCAGGAGCAGCTGCGCGTCCGGCTGAGCGAACTGTTCCTCACCCTGGTCATTGACGAGGACCGCAAGGTCGCCCTGCTGCGCCCGGTGGAAATGGCCGAACCGCACACCTCCGCCCTGCAGCGCCAGCGCGAAATGACCCGCGAGGAAACCCTGCTGCTGCTGCGCATGCGGCTGATCCTGGACCGCCACACCGGCACCGGGAACGAGGCCACCATCGCCCGGCAGGACATCATCGAGGTGCTCGAGGGCTACGTGGATCCGGGCCAGCGCGACGCGAAGTCCGTGGAGGACCTGGCCGACGCCGCCATCCGCAAGCTCGTGCAGGACCGCCGCCTGCTGCTCCCCACTGAGCTGGACAACGTCTGGGTCATTTCCAACGCCCTGCCGCTGGCCCTGCCGTACAGCCAGATCGGCGACATCATCACCTTCATGCAGACCCTCGGCGGTGACGACGCGGGGGACGACACAGCCGCCGCTCCCGCCATGGACCTGGACAGCACCCCCGACACCGGCACCCCCGCTGACGAAGAGAACGACGGCGAGGAGCCGGCATGA
- a CDS encoding DUF3375 domain-containing protein, with the protein MSFIENAVARWAELQRLQASPGWKLTNANAWVPALFREAFTRTRPRVPLDDFHAMTDSFLNRLRMDGVQLREDWTGRNYADDWVARRFLARPRADGKFVYELTESSARFLSYLDGYTSDKTSLNSSRLATLLDRVENLAQESNPDPAARIAVLKEEVARREEMIRALESGEAPPPLPDDTAVEAARDILDLAAALPADFKRMRDGLEKMLHDLRQEMVESNAAKGLTMGEILEADKKLRSTAEGRTYEGFTAFLNDADQQARFRAAIAEVLERDFADDMSPEDRQSLYRLISDMRDQATEIHRIYGRLSESMHTYVQSDEYRESVQLRQLIRAAETAIHKAPRGRRRAAVVPAPQLHGSGFESLSMVRVYNPEDHAAPRTLPEPPQFTEADIHRSVRTPRADRRVLADAVSRATATRASATVAQVFEQLPPEHRHLNSIRALLAGGAADFDASKPLESVTFTQIDGSERTALLPAVAVAKAPQK; encoded by the coding sequence ATGTCCTTCATCGAGAACGCCGTTGCCCGCTGGGCCGAACTGCAGCGGCTCCAGGCCTCCCCCGGCTGGAAACTGACCAACGCCAACGCCTGGGTCCCGGCGCTCTTCCGTGAGGCCTTCACCCGCACCCGGCCGCGGGTTCCGCTGGACGACTTCCACGCCATGACGGACTCCTTCCTGAACCGTCTCCGGATGGACGGCGTGCAGCTGCGCGAGGACTGGACCGGACGGAACTACGCCGATGACTGGGTGGCCCGCCGCTTCCTCGCCCGGCCCCGAGCGGACGGGAAGTTCGTCTACGAACTCACCGAATCCTCCGCCCGCTTCCTCTCCTACTTGGACGGTTACACCAGCGACAAAACGTCCCTGAACTCCTCCCGCCTGGCCACCCTGCTGGACCGGGTGGAAAACCTGGCACAGGAATCCAACCCGGACCCCGCCGCCCGCATCGCCGTCCTTAAAGAAGAGGTCGCCCGCCGCGAGGAAATGATCCGCGCGCTGGAATCCGGCGAGGCACCTCCGCCCCTGCCGGACGACACCGCCGTCGAAGCCGCCCGCGACATCCTCGACCTGGCCGCCGCCCTGCCCGCCGACTTCAAGCGGATGCGCGACGGCCTGGAAAAGATGCTGCATGACCTGCGCCAGGAAATGGTGGAATCTAACGCCGCCAAGGGCCTGACCATGGGCGAAATCCTCGAAGCGGACAAGAAGCTGCGCAGCACCGCCGAAGGCCGCACCTACGAGGGCTTCACCGCCTTCCTGAACGACGCCGACCAGCAGGCCCGCTTCCGCGCCGCAATCGCGGAGGTGCTGGAACGGGACTTCGCCGACGACATGAGCCCCGAGGACCGGCAGAGCCTCTACCGGCTGATCAGCGACATGCGGGACCAGGCCACCGAAATCCACCGCATCTACGGCCGGCTCTCCGAATCCATGCACACCTACGTGCAGAGCGACGAGTACCGCGAATCCGTGCAGCTGCGCCAGCTCATCCGCGCCGCCGAAACCGCCATCCACAAGGCTCCGCGCGGACGCCGCCGCGCCGCCGTCGTACCCGCCCCGCAGCTGCACGGCTCGGGCTTCGAATCCCTCAGCATGGTCCGGGTCTACAACCCCGAAGACCACGCCGCCCCGCGCACCCTGCCCGAACCGCCGCAGTTCACCGAGGCGGACATCCACCGCTCGGTCCGCACCCCGCGCGCGGACCGTCGGGTACTGGCCGACGCCGTCTCCCGGGCGACGGCGACCCGCGCCAGCGCCACCGTGGCCCAGGTGTTCGAGCAGCTGCCGCCCGAACACCGGCACCTGAACAGCATCCGCGCCCTGCTCGCCGGCGGCGCTGCCGATTTCGATGCAAGCAAACCCCTTGAATCCGTCACCTTTACCCAGATCGACGGCAGCGAGCGCACCGCGCTGCTGCCCGCCGTCGCCGTCGCGAAAGCCCCCCAAAAATGA
- a CDS encoding HNH endonuclease, with protein MAIEELTRESILHAIGEYDRLGRSRFLDKYAYGKSDEYILVHNSRYYDSKAIVGVAHLAVTGVRLSQNQLRGGLRGAKRHLEDLDFTVLSQRHGSLTLSWDPIECPWPEKERMLVQQVVLAGLARPGIWPNSHSHTVHPGDRIFLFLCGREDHGLIASGHVSDEPCHDHNASDDKGRPQLISIAWDMLLSPSEKLPLDVIQQGVPGFSGRSLGGRLDGLQTLTLDAMWQNHADGALLHQVGTDQRDSDIKSSYSYGTMKRRNHQRKFKNLLLRAYEPECAVCGFDQIEILEAAHLKADSKGGPSSIQNGRLLCPNHHRAHDANLFHFQDGKPVWHRRESEFLAPVRPN; from the coding sequence ATGGCAATTGAAGAACTGACGCGTGAATCCATTCTCCACGCCATCGGCGAGTATGACAGGCTTGGCCGTTCAAGATTTCTAGACAAATACGCATATGGCAAGTCGGATGAATACATCCTTGTACACAATAGCCGCTATTACGATTCGAAGGCCATTGTTGGCGTGGCGCATCTCGCTGTTACCGGAGTCCGCCTATCCCAAAACCAGCTCAGGGGTGGACTGCGCGGGGCAAAACGCCATCTTGAGGACCTTGACTTCACCGTCTTATCGCAGCGGCATGGCTCGCTCACGCTGTCGTGGGACCCAATAGAATGTCCTTGGCCTGAAAAGGAAAGAATGCTTGTCCAGCAGGTGGTTTTGGCAGGATTAGCAAGACCGGGCATATGGCCGAATAGTCACAGTCACACTGTCCATCCCGGGGACCGCATCTTCCTTTTCCTTTGCGGAAGGGAAGACCATGGCCTTATTGCATCCGGACACGTATCGGACGAGCCCTGCCACGATCACAATGCGTCTGATGACAAGGGTCGACCGCAACTGATCTCGATTGCGTGGGACATGCTCTTGAGCCCCAGCGAAAAATTGCCGTTGGATGTGATTCAGCAGGGCGTTCCAGGGTTCTCCGGAAGATCTCTCGGAGGACGGCTGGACGGTCTGCAGACCCTAACTCTCGATGCGATGTGGCAAAACCATGCTGATGGGGCTCTCCTGCATCAGGTCGGAACTGATCAGCGCGATTCTGATATAAAAAGTAGCTACTCCTACGGCACCATGAAGCGTCGTAACCACCAACGTAAATTCAAAAACTTACTTCTCCGAGCCTATGAACCTGAATGTGCAGTCTGCGGCTTCGACCAGATAGAAATTCTCGAAGCCGCTCATCTCAAGGCCGATAGCAAGGGGGGCCCATCTTCGATTCAGAACGGACGGCTGCTCTGCCCTAACCATCACCGCGCGCATGACGCCAATCTTTTCCATTTCCAGGACGGCAAACCGGTTTGGCATCGCCGTGAATCAGAATTCCTCGCTCCGGTCCGCCCCAATTGA
- a CDS encoding Panacea domain-containing protein: MATIHDVAAYIVQHFRSDITPMKLQKLTFFSQGWSLALLDEPLFNEKFQAWVNGPVSYELFDLHRGQWAIDSWDHGNPNNLTPQQKIVVDAALRNYGALSGRELSELTHQPGTPWSETRYEEGVGPNQRSTASITDELMKSYFQSIL; encoded by the coding sequence ATGGCAACGATTCATGATGTAGCCGCCTACATCGTCCAGCACTTCCGTTCGGATATCACGCCCATGAAGCTACAAAAACTCACCTTCTTCAGCCAAGGCTGGAGTCTCGCCCTGCTCGACGAACCTCTCTTCAACGAGAAGTTCCAAGCATGGGTGAACGGGCCAGTTTCCTACGAACTGTTTGACTTGCACAGGGGCCAGTGGGCCATCGACTCTTGGGACCACGGTAATCCCAATAATCTGACGCCCCAACAAAAGATTGTTGTAGATGCCGCGCTTCGTAACTACGGAGCCTTGTCTGGGCGCGAATTAAGTGAGCTCACACATCAACCTGGCACGCCGTGGTCCGAGACGCGCTACGAAGAAGGAGTGGGGCCCAACCAGCGATCCACTGCGTCGATCACTGATGAGCTGATGAAATCGTATTTCCAGAGCATTCTTTAA
- a CDS encoding GAF domain-containing protein, with translation MGNSEASRGDEMSSVLASQGARVWRFVTSLFAQNESGLSWFWRWGALLTSLIMATAGTTMIGLATKGIGAPTTADPNAEVPGVDWLLLSWGIALLAISFACNIANQLKNRSHAKEVDAKRGAHLTRFNDELSSVIEVFIELLQSDNDEKAGQRFFQSAVREARRLVSYEGVRICVYQLEDHEAEQVEGVEATNPSAGVPAESSEPTEALTDQSQSSRVVLLMRRAYGGRSDPPRPRFTPDTEHGKAVISVAHGTSTVRIDDPQAPPLPTDRNPGAVWSSALLVPLIQDHVPKGILMIDTREPVKFTSEDVSIGWTIATIIALGMGSLYRGGTETKTEATDARKKLAALRVDTTA, from the coding sequence ATGGGTAACTCTGAGGCATCACGGGGGGATGAAATGAGTTCGGTGTTGGCGAGTCAAGGGGCAAGAGTCTGGCGCTTTGTGACGTCTCTGTTCGCCCAGAATGAATCTGGATTGAGCTGGTTTTGGCGTTGGGGGGCTCTGCTCACTTCCTTGATCATGGCGACGGCCGGCACCACGATGATCGGTCTCGCAACGAAGGGAATTGGCGCACCAACTACTGCTGACCCCAATGCTGAAGTTCCTGGTGTCGACTGGCTGCTGCTGTCATGGGGCATCGCATTGCTGGCTATCAGCTTTGCGTGCAACATCGCCAACCAATTGAAGAACAGGAGTCACGCAAAAGAGGTTGACGCCAAACGAGGCGCGCACTTGACCCGGTTCAATGACGAGTTGTCTTCCGTCATCGAAGTCTTCATCGAGCTGCTTCAGTCGGATAACGATGAAAAAGCAGGACAGCGCTTCTTCCAATCAGCGGTGAGAGAAGCTCGGCGCTTGGTCTCCTACGAGGGTGTGCGGATTTGTGTATATCAGCTGGAGGACCATGAGGCTGAACAGGTGGAGGGCGTGGAAGCTACGAATCCGTCCGCTGGAGTGCCCGCAGAATCCAGTGAGCCTACTGAAGCGTTAACAGACCAAAGCCAAAGCTCCCGAGTGGTTTTGCTTATGCGCAGAGCCTATGGCGGCAGGAGTGACCCACCGCGGCCCCGATTTACGCCGGATACCGAACACGGTAAGGCGGTAATCTCTGTGGCACACGGAACAAGTACAGTCAGGATCGATGATCCTCAGGCTCCTCCCCTGCCCACGGACAGGAATCCTGGTGCTGTGTGGTCGTCTGCCCTTCTCGTGCCTCTGATACAGGATCACGTACCAAAGGGCATCCTCATGATTGACACACGGGAGCCCGTGAAATTCACTTCCGAAGACGTCAGCATCGGTTGGACGATCGCGACAATCATCGCGCTTGGCATGGGGAGCCTGTATCGCGGTGGAACCGAGACCAAAACCGAGGCAACGGACGCTAGGAAGAAACTGGCTGCCCTGAGAGTCGACACGACGGCATAA